One region of Primulina tabacum isolate GXHZ01 chromosome 17, ASM2559414v2, whole genome shotgun sequence genomic DNA includes:
- the LOC142531794 gene encoding WD repeat-containing protein YMR102C-like, translated as MQSAFQEMPSVVEREEVFFDTKDRLTSDEFFIVNEDSVCRHMEYGIWLNKPLCVKERREIFLSKFFEDSTSGGFERIEMERAVKSSGSSSASVDETFLRERRQSNSEACSSVDYSDQDWLDDICINREPEIDGGLGNGRVSGGESLDADKKNKNVTRWWKHLVGKMKKQRSHIPACNMGKMTQMRTEQSRKKCTECSAVYTGQQINAHNGLIWTMKFSSDGQFLASGGEDGVICIWRVSMVDSSCETLKCNFGRQGSLDKSGHQRKIVCHTPVIPEKIFHIEEEPLQKLKGHSGEILDLAWSSSNHLLSASTDETARIWQVGSDKCLGVFHHCNYVTCVQFNPVDENYFVSGSIDGKVRIWGVHKKRVEEWANIRDLVTAVCYQPNGKGFVVGSVSGTCHFFERSEAELLLKAMINFRGKKSSGNKITGIQFLKDNTRRVMITSEDSKIRVLDGLEVVCKYRGLAKSGCQMSASFTSNGRHIVSVGDDSRVYLWNYDDPSIQKTKHTKSIRSCEHFFIEGVSLATSWTDLGMDCNMFPLHNCLEALPRAWGLERFTLANWFSMDSSSRGSATWPEEKLPLWDSPSSENDCHPCKECGGHFHQKLQHKNNSRISSATWGLVFVTAGWDGTIRTFHNYGLPVQN; from the exons ATGCAAAGTGCATTTCAAGAAATGCCGAGTGTCGTTGAACGAGAAGAGGTTTTCTTTGATACGAAAGATCGATTGACATCCGACGAGTTTTTCATTGTGAACGAAGATTCGGTTTGTAGACACATGGAGTATGGTATTTGGTTGAACAAGCCACTTTGTGTCAAGGAAAGAAGGGAAATTTTTTTGAGCAAATTCTTTGAGGATTCAACTTCTGGTGGGTTTGAAAGAATAGAAATGGAAAGGGCTGTAAAATCTAGTGGATCATCTAGTGCCAGTGTGGATGAAACTTTTCTACGTGAGAGACGGCAATCTAATAGCGAAGCATGTAGCTCTGTTGATTATTCGGATCAGGATTGGTTGGACGACATATGCATCAATCGGGAGCCAGAGATTGACGGAGGTCTGGGAAATGGTCGGGTCTCTGGTGGTGAAAGCCTCGATGCGGACAAGAAAAACAAGAACGTAACTCGATGGTGGAAACACTTGGTGGGGAAGATGAAAAAGCAAAGATCCCATATTCCGGCTTGCAACATGGGGAAGATGACTCAGATGAGGACGGAACAGAGTAGGAAGAAGTGTACGGAATGTTCCGCAGTCTATACCGGACAACAAATCAATGCTCATAATGGCCTTATTTGGACTATGAAGTTTAGTTCCGATGGCCAATTTCTTGCTAGTGGCGGTGAAGATGGTGTTATCTGCATATGGCGTGTGAGCATGGTGGATTCCTCTTGCGAGACTTTGAAATGCAATTTTGGCCGTCAAGGATCGCTGGATAAGTCCGGTCATCAAAGAAAAATAGTGTGCCACACTCCTGTCATCCCTGAAAAGATATTCCATATCGAGGAAGAGCCATTGCAGAAGTTGAAGGGACATTCTGGCGAAATTTTGGATCTTGCATGGTCCTCTTCTAAT CATCTTCTATCAGCATCCACAGATGAAACCGCGCGTATATGGCAAGTAGGATCGGACAAATGTCTTGGTGTTTTCCATCACTGCAACTATG TAACGTGTGTTCAATTCAATCCCGTGGACGAGAATTACTTCGTCAGTGGCTCCATTGATGGTAAAGTTCGAATTTGGGGAGTCCACAAGAAGAGAGTAGAGGAATGGGCGAACATTCGAGATTTAGTGACAGCAGTATGCTACCAGCCAAATGGAAAA GGTTTTGTTGTTGGTTCCGTTTCCGGCACCTGTCATTTCTTTGAAAGATCAG AAGCCGAACTACTGCTAAAAGCAATGATAAACTTTCGGGGAAAGAAGTCATCTGGCAACAAAATTACTGGCATTCAG TTTCTTAAGGACAACACTCGAAGGGTGATGATAACGTCCGAGGATTCGAAAATCCGAGTACTTGATGGGCTAGAGGTTGTCTGCAAATACAGAG GTCTAGCAAAATCAGGTTGTCAAATGTCGGCTTCGTTTACTTCGAACGGAAGGCACATTGTATCAGTTGGCGACGATTCTCGTGTTTACCTGTGGAACTATGATGATCCATCCATCCAAAAAACAAAACACACCAAATCTATACGTTCTTGCGAGCACTTCTTCATTGAGGGTGTGTCACTAGCAACATCTTGGACAGATTTAGGTATGGACTGCAATATGTTTCCGTTGCACAACTGTCTAGAGGCCTTGCCGAGGGCCTGGGGTTTGGAACGCTTCACCCTAGCAAACTGGTTTTCAATGGACAGTTCCTCTAGGGGTTCTGCCACATGGCCGGAAGAGAAACTTCCTTTATGGGATTCACCATCTTCAGAAAATGATTGTCATCCCTGTAAAGAATGTGGCGGTCATTTCCATCAAAAACTGCAGCACAAGAACAACTCCAGAATTTCATCAGCTACATGGGGCCTCGTGTTCGTGACTGCTGGTTGGGATGGAACAATCAGAACGTTTCATAATTATGGATTGCCTGTTCAAAATTAG